The following proteins are encoded in a genomic region of Streptomyces sp. NBC_01723:
- a CDS encoding adenylosuccinate synthase, whose protein sequence is MPALVLLGAQWGDEGKGKATDLLGGSVDYVVRYQGGNNAGHTVVVGDQKYALHLLPSGILSPGCTPVIGNGVVVDPSVLFSELSGLNERGVDTSKLLISGNAHIITPYNVTVDKVTERFLGKRKIGTTGRGIGPTYADKINRVGIRVQDLYDESILTQKVEAALDVKNQMLTKLYNRRAIATGQVVEELLGYAGKLAPYVADTVLVLNQALDDDKVVLFEGGQGTLLDIDHGTYPFVTSSNPTAGGACTGAGVGPTKISRVIGILKAYTTRVGAGPFPTELFDEDGEALRRIGGERGVTTGRDRRCGWFDAVIARYATRVNGLTDFFLTKLDVLTGWEQIPVCVAYEIDGKRVEELPYSQSDFHHAKPVYETLPGWSEDITKAKSFSDLPKNAQAYVKALEEMSGAPISAIGVGPGRDETIEVKSFL, encoded by the coding sequence GTGCCCGCACTTGTGCTGCTCGGTGCTCAGTGGGGTGACGAAGGCAAGGGAAAGGCGACGGACCTGCTCGGTGGTTCCGTCGACTATGTGGTGCGCTACCAGGGCGGCAACAACGCCGGCCACACGGTAGTCGTGGGCGATCAGAAGTACGCCCTTCACCTGCTCCCTTCCGGAATCCTGTCTCCCGGCTGTACGCCGGTCATCGGTAACGGTGTCGTTGTCGACCCGTCGGTCCTGTTCTCCGAGCTGAGCGGGCTGAACGAGCGCGGCGTCGACACGTCCAAGCTCCTGATCAGCGGAAACGCGCACATCATCACGCCGTACAACGTGACCGTCGACAAGGTGACGGAACGCTTCCTCGGCAAGCGCAAGATCGGCACCACCGGCCGCGGCATCGGACCGACCTACGCCGACAAGATCAACCGCGTCGGCATCCGCGTCCAGGACCTCTACGACGAGTCGATCCTCACCCAGAAGGTCGAGGCGGCGCTGGACGTCAAGAACCAGATGCTCACCAAGCTCTACAACCGCCGGGCGATCGCCACCGGCCAGGTCGTCGAGGAGCTGCTGGGCTACGCGGGCAAGCTCGCCCCGTACGTCGCCGACACCGTCCTGGTCCTCAACCAGGCCCTCGACGACGACAAGGTGGTCCTCTTCGAGGGCGGCCAGGGCACGCTGCTCGACATCGACCACGGCACGTACCCCTTCGTCACCTCCTCGAACCCGACCGCGGGCGGCGCCTGCACCGGCGCCGGCGTGGGCCCGACGAAGATCAGCCGGGTCATCGGCATCCTCAAGGCGTACACGACCCGCGTCGGCGCCGGTCCCTTCCCGACCGAGCTGTTCGACGAGGACGGCGAGGCCCTGCGCCGCATCGGCGGCGAGCGGGGCGTCACCACCGGCCGCGACCGGCGCTGCGGCTGGTTCGACGCGGTGATCGCCCGCTACGCCACCCGCGTCAACGGCCTCACCGACTTCTTCCTCACCAAGCTCGACGTCCTCACCGGCTGGGAGCAGATCCCGGTCTGTGTGGCGTACGAGATCGACGGCAAGCGCGTCGAGGAGCTGCCGTACTCGCAGTCCGACTTCCACCACGCGAAGCCGGTCTACGAGACGCTGCCCGGCTGGAGCGAGGACATCACCAAGGCGAAGTCCTTCTCCGACCTGCCGAAGAACGCCCAGGCGTACGTGAAGGCGCTGGAGGAGATGTCCGGCGCCCCGATCTCCGCGATCGGCGTGGGCCCGGGCCGGGACGAGACGATCGAGGTCAAGTCGTTCCTGTAG
- a CDS encoding sensor histidine kinase: MSRVGPVTRRGIRQTARGRVERVLGVLHDDLWTWRPDPLPPSVWLRWFPHGIVCLAALGVLLGDAAQLGENGGVDPGFAFVIALAQAGAMVLALWRPVAAWWLSMAGMLVGAFAVRAEMVADGDEFTWPWTAAGLIAHLFVLLLLALRVRTRVSLEALALTALTTYLVQGVVGASNFQPTGMLAVILFTVVVVLGTALRGRREARSELAQQTSLTAEERARRTLLEERSRIARELHDVVAHHMSVISIQAQVAPLLVENPPDELRENLAGIRQNALEALTELRRVLGVLRSEHPDVLEASEGGDPAPHAPQPTLDRLDALVENTRAAGLTVTTGTSGTRRPLPPGVELSAYRIVQEALSNVLRHAPGATARVHLTHLPIGLRVEVSNTRPKRAPAPSQGAGHGLLGMRERVAMLDGSLTAHALPGGGYQVAAFLPVDAAEPAVAAEPAGTDEPSAHHIPEDETR; the protein is encoded by the coding sequence ATGTCTAGGGTGGGGCCCGTGACACGACGGGGGATACGGCAGACGGCCCGGGGCCGCGTCGAACGCGTGCTGGGGGTGCTCCACGACGACCTGTGGACCTGGCGGCCGGATCCGCTGCCGCCGTCGGTGTGGCTGCGCTGGTTCCCGCACGGGATCGTCTGCCTGGCCGCCCTCGGCGTGCTGCTCGGCGACGCGGCCCAGCTCGGTGAGAACGGCGGGGTCGACCCCGGATTCGCCTTCGTCATCGCTCTCGCGCAGGCCGGTGCGATGGTCCTGGCGCTGTGGCGGCCGGTCGCGGCGTGGTGGCTGTCGATGGCGGGCATGCTGGTGGGCGCCTTCGCCGTGCGGGCCGAGATGGTGGCGGACGGGGACGAGTTCACCTGGCCCTGGACGGCCGCCGGGCTCATCGCCCACCTCTTCGTCCTGCTCCTGCTCGCCCTGCGGGTGCGTACGCGGGTGTCCCTGGAGGCGCTGGCCCTGACCGCGCTCACCACCTACCTGGTGCAGGGCGTGGTGGGTGCCTCGAACTTCCAGCCGACCGGGATGCTCGCCGTCATCCTGTTCACGGTCGTCGTCGTTCTCGGCACCGCCCTGCGCGGCCGCCGCGAGGCACGCTCGGAACTCGCGCAGCAGACCTCGCTCACCGCCGAGGAGCGGGCCCGGCGCACCCTGCTGGAGGAGCGCAGCCGCATCGCGCGCGAGTTGCACGACGTGGTCGCCCACCACATGTCGGTGATATCCATCCAGGCCCAGGTCGCCCCCCTCCTCGTCGAGAACCCGCCGGACGAGCTGAGGGAGAACCTCGCGGGCATCCGGCAGAACGCGCTGGAGGCGCTCACCGAGCTGCGCCGGGTGCTGGGCGTGCTGCGCTCCGAGCACCCCGACGTACTGGAGGCGTCCGAGGGCGGCGATCCCGCGCCGCACGCACCGCAGCCCACCCTCGACCGGCTCGACGCGCTGGTGGAGAACACCAGGGCCGCCGGGCTGACCGTCACCACCGGGACGAGCGGCACGCGTCGGCCCCTGCCGCCCGGCGTGGAGCTGTCGGCGTACAGGATCGTCCAGGAGGCGCTCAGCAACGTCCTGCGGCACGCACCCGGCGCGACCGCCCGGGTCCACCTCACGCACCTCCCGATCGGGCTGCGCGTGGAGGTCTCCAACACCCGCCCGAAGCGGGCGCCGGCGCCGTCGCAGGGGGCGGGGCACGGGCTGCTCGGCATGCGGGAGCGGGTGGCGATGCTCGACGGCAGCCTGACCGCGCACGCACTGCCGGGCGGCGGCTACCAGGTGGCGGCGTTCCTGCCGGTCGACGCCGCCGAACCCGCGGTCGCCGCCGAACCCGCAGGCACGGACGAACCCTCCGCCCACCACATCCCCGAGGACGAGACCCGATGA
- a CDS encoding response regulator, with amino-acid sequence MTGRTIRVLIADDQMMVREGFSVLLNAMPDIEVVGEAVNGREAVDRVRELAPDVVLMDIRMPELNGIEATREIVAADGTSKVLVLTTFDLDEYVYQALRAGASGFLLKDASARQLADGVRVVAAGEALLAPSITKRLITEFSKLSDAPRLMPSAQAAYGDLTERETEVLVLIAQGLSNSEIAERLVVAESTIKTHVSRILVKLGLRDRTQAAVFAYEARLVTPG; translated from the coding sequence ATGACCGGCCGCACGATCCGGGTACTGATCGCGGACGACCAGATGATGGTGCGCGAGGGCTTCTCGGTCCTGTTGAACGCGATGCCGGACATCGAGGTCGTCGGCGAGGCGGTCAACGGCCGGGAGGCGGTCGACCGCGTCCGCGAACTCGCACCCGACGTCGTCCTGATGGACATCCGCATGCCGGAGCTGAACGGCATCGAGGCGACCCGGGAGATCGTCGCCGCCGACGGCACGTCGAAGGTCCTGGTGCTGACCACCTTCGACCTCGACGAGTACGTGTACCAGGCGCTGCGCGCGGGCGCCTCCGGCTTCCTCCTCAAGGACGCCTCCGCCCGCCAGCTCGCCGACGGCGTCCGGGTGGTCGCGGCCGGGGAGGCCCTGCTCGCGCCCTCGATCACCAAGCGCCTGATCACCGAGTTCTCCAAACTCTCCGACGCCCCGCGCCTGATGCCCTCGGCGCAGGCTGCCTACGGGGACCTGACCGAGCGGGAGACGGAGGTCCTGGTGCTGATCGCGCAGGGCCTGTCGAATTCGGAGATCGCCGAGCGCCTGGTGGTCGCCGAGTCGACGATCAAGACGCACGTCAGCCGCATCCTGGTGAAGCTGGGCCTCAGGGACCGCACCCAGGCGGCGGTGTTCGCCTACGAGGCACGGCTGGTGACGCCAGGCTGA
- a CDS encoding ABC transporter permease, giving the protein MTATAALGVRPGSSRQLAGTGTLLRFALRRDRVMIPVWVAVNALMVLSMPGTIEGLYGTAAERADLVRQMETNSSLRAMVGPLFDDSLGALTAWRVGVYAAALAAVTSLLVVVRHTRDEEESGRQEVVASGMVGRRASLTAALLTAAVANAALGLLVTAGLAGQGAAGAVAFGLGVAGVGMLFATMAAIVAQLTESARLARGLTAGVLGGAFVLRAAGDSATVDGSSVLTWLSPLGWLENLRPFAGERWWVLALIACAAVVQGAVAYGLAGRRDLGMSFLPTRPGPATGRLATAGALAWRLQRGSVLGWSVGFLLAGLVYGGMTEGAADLVGDNEQARRVIERMGGEAGITDAFVSAMVGMLGLVAALYVVASVLRLSGEETSGRAEPVLAGAVGRLRWAAGHLVVAFGGAALIMLLAGAGFAAGYGRDAGAILGACLVQLPAVWVIGGTAVLLHGVLPRGAVAAWGIAGAVLLLGWVGPALDVPQAVLDVSPFGHLPKLPGGEMSWSPVLVLLVIAGVLVAAGLAGLRRRDVST; this is encoded by the coding sequence ATGACCGCCACCGCCGCCCTCGGGGTACGGCCGGGCAGCTCGCGCCAACTGGCCGGCACCGGCACACTGCTGCGGTTCGCGCTGCGCCGGGACCGGGTGATGATCCCGGTCTGGGTCGCGGTGAACGCCCTCATGGTCCTGTCCATGCCGGGCACCATCGAGGGCCTGTACGGCACCGCCGCCGAACGCGCCGACCTGGTACGGCAGATGGAGACCAACTCCTCGCTGCGCGCCATGGTCGGTCCGCTCTTCGACGACAGCCTGGGCGCCCTCACCGCCTGGCGGGTCGGCGTGTACGCCGCCGCGCTCGCCGCCGTGACGAGCCTGCTCGTCGTCGTACGGCACACCCGCGACGAGGAGGAGAGCGGACGGCAGGAGGTCGTCGCCTCCGGCATGGTCGGCCGCCGCGCCTCGCTGACGGCGGCCCTGCTCACGGCGGCGGTCGCGAACGCCGCCCTCGGGCTGCTCGTGACCGCCGGACTGGCCGGACAGGGAGCGGCCGGCGCGGTGGCCTTCGGGCTGGGCGTCGCGGGTGTCGGGATGCTCTTCGCGACCATGGCGGCGATCGTCGCCCAGTTGACCGAGAGCGCGCGGCTGGCCCGGGGGCTGACGGCCGGGGTGCTGGGCGGGGCCTTCGTGCTGCGCGCCGCCGGTGACTCCGCGACGGTCGACGGTTCGTCGGTGCTGACGTGGCTGTCGCCGTTGGGGTGGCTGGAGAACCTGCGCCCCTTCGCCGGCGAACGGTGGTGGGTGCTGGCGCTGATCGCCTGCGCGGCGGTGGTGCAGGGCGCGGTGGCCTACGGGCTCGCCGGGCGCCGGGACCTGGGCATGAGCTTCCTGCCGACCCGGCCGGGGCCGGCCACCGGTCGCCTGGCGACGGCCGGTGCGCTGGCCTGGCGGCTGCAACGGGGCAGCGTCCTCGGCTGGAGCGTCGGCTTCCTCCTCGCCGGTCTCGTGTACGGCGGGATGACGGAGGGCGCGGCGGACCTGGTCGGGGACAACGAGCAGGCCCGCCGGGTCATCGAGCGGATGGGCGGGGAGGCCGGGATCACCGACGCGTTCGTGTCGGCGATGGTCGGGATGCTCGGGCTGGTCGCCGCGCTCTACGTCGTGGCGTCGGTACTGCGGCTCAGCGGCGAGGAGACGTCCGGGCGCGCGGAGCCGGTGCTCGCGGGCGCCGTGGGGCGGCTGCGGTGGGCGGCGGGACACCTCGTCGTCGCCTTCGGCGGCGCGGCGCTCATCATGCTGCTCGCCGGCGCCGGTTTCGCGGCCGGCTACGGGCGGGACGCCGGGGCGATCCTCGGCGCGTGCCTCGTGCAGCTGCCCGCGGTGTGGGTGATCGGCGGGACGGCGGTGCTGCTGCACGGGGTGCTGCCGCGGGGCGCGGTCGCCGCTTGGGGGATCGCGGGAGCGGTGCTGCTGCTCGGCTGGGTGGGACCGGCGCTGGACGTGCCGCAGGCGGTGCTGGACGTCTCGCCGTTCGGTCATCTGCCGAAGCTGCCGGGCGGGGAGATGAGCTGGTCACCGGTGCTGGTGCTGCTGGTGATCGCGGGGGTGCTGGTGGCGGCGGGGCTGGCGGGGCTGCGGAGGCGGGACGTGAGTACCTGA
- a CDS encoding GbsR/MarR family transcriptional regulator: MSEAAEAGGAGRDPEAVSKFVEGFAAQLVEAGMQRMPARVFAALLASDSGSLTSAELGESLQVSPAAVSGAVRYLSQQHMVSREREPGSRRERYRVHSNQWYEALTNRETILKRWESALREGVASLGAETPAGRRMSETLAFFEFVDDEIAAMMERWRVHREKVFGTP, translated from the coding sequence ATGAGCGAAGCAGCGGAGGCGGGGGGAGCGGGGCGCGACCCCGAGGCGGTGTCGAAGTTCGTCGAAGGCTTCGCGGCCCAGCTCGTCGAGGCGGGGATGCAGCGGATGCCGGCCCGGGTCTTCGCCGCGCTGCTGGCCTCCGACTCGGGCTCGCTGACCTCGGCGGAACTGGGCGAGAGCCTCCAGGTCAGCCCGGCCGCCGTCTCCGGCGCCGTGCGCTACCTCTCGCAGCAGCACATGGTCTCCCGCGAGCGCGAACCCGGCTCCCGGCGGGAGCGGTACCGGGTGCACAGCAACCAGTGGTACGAGGCCCTCACCAACCGCGAAACCATCCTCAAGCGCTGGGAGAGCGCCCTGCGCGAGGGCGTCGCGAGCCTGGGCGCGGAGACCCCGGCGGGCCGCCGCATGTCGGAGACGCTGGCGTTCTTCGAGTTCGTCGACGACGAGATCGCCGCGATGATGGAACGCTGGCGCGTCCACCGGGAAAAGGTCTTCGGCACCCCCTGA
- a CDS encoding ABC transporter ATP-binding protein: MTKAISVSGLHKSFGRTHALDGLDLEVETGEVHGFLGPNGAGKSTTIRVLLGLLRGDSGAAQVLGRDPWTDAVEAHRRIAYVPGDVTLWRNLSGGEVIDLYGRLRGGLDKARRAELVERFELDPTKKGRTYSKGNRQKVALVAAFASDVDLLILDEPTSGLDPLMEEVFQRCVAEERERGRTVLLSSHILSEVEELCDRVSIIRKGRTVESGSLAELRHLTRTSVSAELAGAPDGLAHLPGVHDLDVQGHRVRLQVDTDKLDAVLRSLSESGVRSLTSTPPTLEELFLRHYQAEDAVGEEVAAR; the protein is encoded by the coding sequence ATGACGAAGGCAATCAGTGTCTCCGGGCTCCACAAGTCGTTCGGGCGGACGCACGCCCTGGACGGGCTCGATCTGGAGGTCGAGACGGGCGAGGTGCACGGCTTCCTCGGACCCAACGGCGCCGGCAAGTCCACCACCATCCGCGTCCTGCTCGGCCTGCTGCGCGGCGACTCCGGCGCCGCCCAGGTGCTGGGCCGCGACCCGTGGACCGACGCCGTGGAGGCGCACCGGCGGATCGCCTACGTGCCCGGCGACGTGACCCTGTGGCGCAATCTCTCCGGCGGCGAGGTCATCGACCTCTACGGGCGGCTGCGCGGCGGCCTGGACAAGGCGCGCCGGGCGGAACTGGTCGAGCGGTTCGAGCTGGACCCGACCAAGAAGGGGCGCACGTACTCCAAGGGCAACCGGCAGAAGGTCGCGCTCGTCGCCGCCTTCGCCTCCGACGTCGACCTGCTGATCCTCGACGAACCCACCTCCGGACTCGACCCGTTGATGGAGGAGGTCTTCCAGCGGTGCGTGGCCGAGGAGCGCGAGCGCGGCCGGACGGTGCTGCTCTCCTCCCACATCCTGAGCGAGGTCGAGGAGCTGTGCGACCGCGTCAGCATCATCCGCAAGGGGCGGACCGTGGAGAGCGGCTCGCTCGCCGAGCTGCGCCACCTGACCCGCACCAGCGTGAGCGCCGAACTCGCGGGCGCCCCCGACGGGCTGGCCCACCTGCCCGGCGTGCACGACCTCGACGTCCAGGGCCACCGGGTCCGGCTCCAGGTCGACACCGACAAACTGGACGCCGTGCTCCGGTCGCTGAGCGAGTCGGGCGTGCGGTCGCTGACGTCGACGCCGCCCACGCTGGAGGAGCTGTTCCTGCGGCACTACCAGGCCGAGGACGCCGTCGGCGAGGAGGTGGCGGCGCGATGA
- a CDS encoding response regulator, translated as MTTSSDGRVIRVLIADDQQMVRQGFTVLLNTQPDIEVIGQAVDGLDAVAKVAEQAPDVVLMDIRMPELGGIEATRLITGATPEIRVLVLTTFDLDEYVYEALRAGASGFLLKDASADQLAEAVRVVASGDALLAPGITRRLIAEFSRLDDRPRAPLKARVGELTERETEVLALIAQGLSNAEIAQRLVVAEQTVKTHVGRILVKLGLRDRTQAAVFAYESGLVRPSGY; from the coding sequence ATGACGACCAGCAGCGACGGGCGCGTGATCCGTGTCCTGATCGCCGACGACCAGCAGATGGTCCGGCAGGGATTCACCGTGCTGCTCAACACCCAGCCGGACATCGAGGTGATCGGGCAGGCGGTGGACGGCCTGGACGCCGTCGCCAAGGTCGCCGAGCAGGCCCCGGACGTCGTCCTGATGGACATCCGCATGCCCGAGCTGGGCGGCATCGAGGCCACCCGCCTGATCACCGGGGCGACTCCGGAGATCAGGGTGCTGGTGCTGACCACCTTCGACCTCGACGAGTACGTGTACGAGGCGCTGCGGGCCGGGGCCTCCGGGTTCCTGCTGAAGGACGCGTCCGCCGACCAGCTCGCCGAGGCGGTCCGGGTGGTGGCGTCCGGGGACGCCCTGCTCGCGCCGGGCATCACCCGCCGCCTGATCGCGGAGTTCTCCCGGCTGGACGACCGGCCTCGCGCCCCGCTGAAGGCCCGCGTGGGTGAGCTGACCGAGCGGGAGACGGAGGTGCTCGCCCTGATCGCACAGGGCCTGTCGAACGCCGAGATCGCCCAGCGCCTGGTCGTCGCCGAGCAGACGGTGAAGACCCATGTGGGCCGCATCCTGGTGAAACTGGGGCTCAGGGACCGCACCCAGGCGGCCGTGTTCGCGTACGAGTCGGGCCTCGTGCGGCCCTCGGGGTACTGA
- a CDS encoding cytochrome P450: MAAIDSSARFDPWDPAFVADPYPAFAELRDRGRVHYYEPSDQWLVPHHADVSALLRDRRLGRTYQHRFSHEEFGRTPPPPEQEPFHTLNDHGMLDLEPPDHTRIRRLVSKAFTPRTVERLKPYVRALADDLVAGVVAAGGGDLLTDVAEPLPVAVIAEMLGIPEADRAPLRPWSADICGMYELNPSEETAARAVRASLDFSDYLRGLIAARRKEPGEDLVSGLIAAHDEDDDRLTEQEMISTCVLLLNAGHEATVNATANGWLALFRNPDQLAALRADHSLVPTAVEELMRYDTPLQMFERWVLDEIEIDGTTIPRGAEVALLFGSANHDPAVFADPDRLDLARRDNPHISFSAGIHYCIGAPLARIELAASMTSLLERAPTLRLAAEPERRPNFVMRGLTGLPVHL, from the coding sequence ATGGCCGCCATCGACAGCTCCGCACGCTTCGACCCGTGGGACCCCGCGTTCGTCGCCGACCCCTACCCCGCCTTCGCCGAGCTGAGGGACCGGGGCCGGGTGCACTACTACGAGCCGAGCGACCAGTGGCTGGTCCCGCACCACGCGGACGTCTCGGCGCTGCTGCGCGACCGGCGGCTGGGCCGGACCTACCAGCACCGGTTCTCGCACGAGGAGTTCGGCCGCACCCCGCCCCCGCCGGAGCAGGAACCCTTCCACACGCTCAACGACCACGGGATGCTCGACCTGGAGCCGCCGGACCACACCAGGATCCGGCGCCTGGTGTCGAAGGCGTTCACGCCGCGCACGGTGGAGCGGCTGAAGCCGTACGTGCGCGCGCTGGCGGACGACCTGGTCGCCGGTGTGGTGGCGGCGGGCGGCGGCGATCTGCTCACCGACGTGGCCGAGCCGCTGCCGGTCGCGGTGATCGCCGAGATGCTGGGCATCCCGGAGGCCGACCGGGCCCCCTTGCGGCCCTGGTCCGCGGACATCTGCGGGATGTACGAGCTGAACCCGTCCGAGGAGACCGCGGCGAGGGCGGTCCGTGCCTCGCTCGACTTCTCGGACTACCTGCGCGGGCTGATCGCCGCCCGCCGCAAGGAACCCGGCGAGGACCTCGTCTCCGGTCTGATCGCGGCCCACGACGAGGACGACGACCGCCTCACCGAGCAGGAGATGATCTCGACCTGCGTGCTGCTCCTGAACGCCGGTCACGAGGCCACGGTGAACGCGACGGCCAACGGCTGGCTGGCCCTGTTCCGGAACCCGGACCAGCTGGCGGCCCTGCGCGCCGACCACTCCCTCGTCCCGACCGCGGTCGAGGAGCTGATGCGCTACGACACCCCGCTCCAGATGTTCGAGCGCTGGGTGCTGGACGAGATCGAGATCGACGGGACCACGATCCCGCGCGGCGCCGAGGTGGCGCTGCTCTTCGGCTCCGCCAACCACGACCCGGCGGTGTTCGCCGACCCGGACCGCCTCGATCTCGCCCGCCGGGACAACCCGCACATCTCCTTCAGCGCCGGCATCCACTACTGCATCGGCGCGCCGCTCGCCCGGATCGAGCTCGCGGCGTCCATGACGTCCCTGCTGGAGCGGGCGCCGACGCTGCGGCTCGCGGCGGAACCGGAGCGGAGGCCGAACTTCGTGATGCGGGGCCTGACGGGGCTACCCGTGCACCTGTGA
- a CDS encoding diacylglycerol kinase family protein — MAEVATSVSSSANSSARPDQLLVVVDPLARRADGESVRIAKDVLSAGAAGTKVCLPDGPEEFARALGRRGSRRPVVVGDDGALLRAVGLLHRRRELAGCALSVVPVGSALGLARSLGLPTGAVAAARAVLDGAERRLDLLVDDSDGVVLGAVGIPPVGAGGAQERREDAYAVRGEPGVGRPWLRTCQSLVRTLASSRPARAAVVPGVAGPARLRVEIDGETLVDLDQPVEAVSLIPGPAGMAVVEVRPVPVGAESAAVPLTGSGRTVTVSGAHFRYRADAVVSGPVRTRTWTVREGAWGLTLPVG, encoded by the coding sequence ATGGCCGAGGTGGCGACTTCCGTGAGCTCTTCCGCGAACTCCTCCGCGAGGCCCGACCAGCTTCTGGTGGTCGTCGATCCGCTCGCCCGGAGGGCCGACGGGGAGTCCGTCCGGATCGCGAAAGACGTGCTCAGCGCGGGTGCGGCGGGTACGAAGGTGTGTCTGCCGGACGGTCCGGAGGAGTTCGCGCGGGCGCTCGGACGGCGTGGTTCGCGGCGGCCCGTGGTGGTCGGCGACGACGGCGCGCTGCTGCGGGCGGTGGGCCTGCTGCACCGGCGGCGGGAGCTGGCGGGGTGCGCGCTGTCGGTGGTGCCGGTGGGGTCGGCGCTGGGCCTCGCCCGGTCCCTGGGGCTGCCCACCGGGGCGGTGGCGGCGGCCCGGGCCGTGCTGGACGGCGCGGAACGGCGCCTCGACCTGCTCGTCGACGACAGCGACGGCGTGGTGCTGGGGGCGGTGGGGATTCCGCCGGTGGGCGCGGGTGGGGCTCAGGAACGCCGCGAGGACGCGTACGCGGTGCGCGGGGAACCCGGGGTGGGCCGTCCCTGGCTGCGGACCTGCCAGTCGCTCGTGCGGACCCTCGCGTCCTCGCGTCCCGCCCGGGCCGCGGTGGTGCCGGGGGTGGCCGGGCCGGCCCGGCTGCGGGTCGAGATCGACGGGGAGACGCTGGTCGATCTCGATCAGCCGGTCGAGGCGGTGTCGCTGATACCGGGCCCTGCGGGGATGGCGGTGGTGGAGGTGCGTCCGGTGCCCGTGGGGGCGGAGTCGGCGGCGGTTCCGCTTACGGGGAGTGGGCGGACGGTGACGGTGTCGGGGGCGCACTTTCGCTATCGCGCGGATGCGGTGGTTTCGGGGCCGGTGCGGACGCGGACGTGGACGGTGCGGGAGGGGGCGTGGGGGTTGACGTTGCCGGTGGGGTAG
- a CDS encoding sensor histidine kinase produces the protein MTETTQTGSTPPGDASATRSPEYRLAKDALSGLREDLFHDAFAYRPLSRTAPDAPWVRRLPARMRPYAARVPYLAVAGAALLCFYGGLVGGYSSQWTLLSGLVCALPVLATLVRPVGAFWMSMVATPLVALLGSSWGDWPWLPGAFMCHTAVLVIVAIRTRPRTAVWMWVITAAYAFFNESLWGPGQYGSNSAPLLVLTAFALLAISLWHIRRDARQQVTAQQTVTAHERSRRTLLEERTNIARELHDVVAHHMSVVAIQAEAAPYRVENPPEELERAFATIRENAVAALTELRRVLGVVRAEDYEAPDAPQPTLTDLDALLANVREAGLGVEKAVTGAVRELPPGVELSAYRIVQEALSNTLRHAPGATARVEVSYVLGGLGLRIVNTAIPQNTLVKPSPGAGHGVTGMRERVSMLNGEMTAGPTDDGGYEVAVFLPVTAVSEGDA, from the coding sequence GTGACCGAGACGACCCAGACGGGTAGCACGCCTCCCGGCGACGCGAGCGCGACCCGCAGCCCCGAGTACCGGCTGGCCAAGGACGCCCTGAGCGGCCTGCGCGAGGACCTGTTCCACGACGCCTTCGCCTACCGCCCGCTGTCCCGCACGGCCCCGGACGCCCCGTGGGTCCGCCGCCTGCCCGCACGGATGCGGCCGTACGCGGCCCGCGTCCCGTACCTGGCGGTGGCCGGCGCGGCGCTGCTGTGCTTCTACGGCGGCCTGGTGGGCGGTTACAGCAGCCAGTGGACCCTGCTGAGCGGGCTGGTGTGCGCGCTCCCGGTGCTGGCCACCCTGGTCCGGCCGGTCGGCGCCTTCTGGATGTCCATGGTGGCCACGCCCCTGGTGGCGCTGCTCGGCAGCAGCTGGGGGGACTGGCCGTGGCTGCCGGGGGCGTTCATGTGCCACACCGCCGTGCTGGTGATCGTGGCGATACGCACCCGCCCGCGCACCGCCGTGTGGATGTGGGTCATCACCGCGGCCTACGCCTTCTTCAACGAGTCCCTGTGGGGCCCGGGCCAGTACGGCAGCAACTCCGCACCCCTGCTGGTGCTCACCGCCTTCGCCCTGCTCGCGATCTCGCTCTGGCACATCCGCCGCGACGCCCGGCAGCAGGTGACCGCCCAGCAGACGGTCACCGCGCACGAGCGGTCCCGGCGCACCCTGCTGGAGGAGCGCACCAACATCGCCCGTGAGCTGCACGACGTGGTCGCCCACCACATGTCGGTGGTCGCCATCCAGGCGGAGGCCGCGCCCTACCGGGTGGAGAATCCGCCGGAGGAGCTGGAGCGCGCCTTCGCCACCATCCGGGAGAACGCGGTGGCCGCCCTCACCGAGCTGCGCCGCGTCCTCGGTGTCGTCCGCGCCGAGGACTACGAGGCCCCGGACGCCCCGCAGCCCACGCTCACCGACCTGGACGCCCTGCTCGCCAACGTCCGCGAGGCCGGCCTGGGCGTGGAGAAGGCGGTGACCGGCGCGGTGCGCGAGCTGCCGCCCGGCGTGGAACTGTCGGCGTACCGGATCGTGCAGGAGGCGCTGAGCAACACCCTGCGGCACGCGCCCGGCGCGACGGCCCGCGTGGAGGTCTCCTACGTCCTGGGCGGCCTGGGCCTGCGCATAGTCAACACCGCCATCCCGCAGAACACCCTGGTAAAGCCGTCCCCCGGCGCCGGACACGGAGTCACCGGCATGCGCGAGCGGGTGTCGATGCTGAACGGCGAGATGACGGCCGGCCCGACCGACGACGGGGGCTACGAGGTGGCGGTGTTCCTGCCGGTCACCGCGGTGAGCGAGGGTGACGCATGA